A stretch of DNA from Sugiyamaella lignohabitans strain CBS 10342 chromosome B, complete sequence:
CTGGCCCATAGCAAGAGAGGTCGCACCGCTAATCTATTAATAGCGTTTCTGGCTGCTAGATTATGAAGGGTGATCCCCGAACAGTTGACAAGTACTGATGCACCTATTTGAGAGAATTGAATGAAGTCGTCCGGCTCAGTATGGGAATGATTTAAATGGCCGACAATAAACGGACTTGACGGAGTACAATTCCGACTCTGGGAAAAGATTCTCCGTTGCTCGTCGACAGGGCATCTAGCTTTGTCATTAAAGATTGCAATATCTGCCATGTTCTGTATAATTCAGTTTGTTTAGGTGTTGTACAAGTTTTGtaaactaaaaaaaaaataaaaaaaaccagttAGGTTAAAATGAGTCAAATACTGCACGTTTCAACTCCGAAATTGAAATGATTCTTCAATCAAACCAAGtattcaagaaaaaaaaacctcaGACAAAAATTTTCCttgataacaaaaaaagccaaatcGAAGAAAATAAGTTGCCTATAAATATACACTGAGGCTGACCTCAAGGTTATCGTGCGTCTAGTGATGTGATCTATGTCACAATTAAAACTTCAGAAATTTGCTGATTAGGGCCTAGACTGAAAAAGCAGACTGCTTGCCCACTACCTCGGAAACACTTACCAACTCAAATTTGGGCTGCCTATTCCACCTGACTTCACTGGTATACCAAATATCGAAATTTGTTCCTTTATTCTTCTTAAATAGTTTTATCTCCAGTAGTCTAGGTCGGAGCAATCGGCCAAAAAGTAGTTAATGTTAATTCCGACCGACAGATCTGTCATGCGCGCGCCAAACTGGTGACAGATGCAGATGGCGGATAGCAGCGGATATAATGAAGATCACCAGCAATCACGCACCTCTGGCTTCAACGTGAGAGATGTGTGAATTGCGTGTTTTAGATAAGCTCGAAATCCTGTCTAACGGAAGCGGatggaaaaaagaaatagcTACGTTTATagatttcttttcattCATCTTCTCCACTAATGCCTTCCACAACATGTCCACGAGCTGGAGAGATGGTTCGTCCATGCCACTCCTAGTCAGCAAAATGCACTAAAACTGGGAAACTATACTGGACACTAAACAGGAAGCTAGATCTGGACCCTAAAATCGGGACACTGAATCTGGGAAAATGTAGTTTATATTGCATGATCGGCGTGGCTCGGTCAATGATGCACCGTTTAGCATTTGGCCGATTCCCGGCTGTTGGCATGGTCTAGATGTACTTATCGAAGAAAtatggaccctgcatacgCAGCAGCAATATACTTCACCAAAAACTCAGCCGTGCTGAAAAATCGAAATCTAAGGCAGTCATACTAATCATCTAGGATACTGTCATAGATCCACACACTTTGTCCACAACGTTTTCACTGAGATCAGTTAGATTTGGTGCCAGTCAATGGCCTAGACTTGGTTGTAGAATAGGTCGTCTTGTGACAACCGCTGCTACTAccacaaaatcaacattATCTACAACCTCTAAAGCCGGCACCATGTATACTAAGGTACTGCCTGTGGATCCTGAATCTATTCGGTTTGATCCTGATGATATTAATAAGCCACCCTCTATTGCAAGTCCATCGAGCACTTTGGATAACTTGAATGAGGCCGTGAAAATATTACAGACTAGTCACGACCCGGTGGCATTCCCTACCGAGACAGTTTATGGTCTAGGGGCGTCGGCATTAGACACAGAGTCTGCTAGAGCAATATACACTGCCAAGAACAGGCCAGCTGATAATCCTTTAATTATCCATGTCTCTTCCATTGAACAGCTTGAGAGACGGTTGCTACCCGCTGGAGAGCGAGTTCCTGAAATATATAGGGGGCTAATTAACAAGTTCTGGCCTGGCCCTCTAACTATTATTCTCCCAGTACCTGACCCTACAGCCATTTCGCCCGTCTGTACCCATGGCCAAAGCACATTTGCTGTTCGATTACCAGCCAATCCAGTAGCCCGCGCACTAATATCACTGTCTGATTTGcccctggctgctccttctgCCAATGCCTCTACAAAGCCAAGCCCGACCCAGGCTCAACACGTATTTACCGACTTAAAAGGAAAGATTCCACTTATTCTTGATGGGGGATCTTCTGATATTGGTGTCGAGTCAACAGTAGTGGATGGATTAAGCAACCCGCCAATGTTGCTGCGGCCTGGTGGTGTATCTATCGAGCAAATTAGGGAGTTCGGCGGTCCTTCATGGCAGAATGTCGTGGTTGGTCGAGCGACTGCGAAATCTGATGAGGTGGTTAGGACCCCAGGAATGAAATATAAGCATTACTCGCCAAGAGCACCATtaacattatttattggcTGTACTGAACAGCAACTCATCGATTATGTCATCAGATCCAATCCTTCTTCGGTTGGATTATTAACCACCAGACACTTTAACCAAAAAGAACTGGCCAAAACCTTGCGGCAGCTACCAGGACATATCACTGTTCATGACAAGTCACTTGGTCAGAGCGGTGCCGATATTTCTCGAAATTTATTTGCATCATTTAGAGAAATGGACGCGAAGGGGGTGGATTTGATCCTGGTAGAAGGAATTGATGAACAAAACGAGGGACTTGCGATTATGAATAGAGCTCGCAAGGCTGCTTCGACTGTTATTTCAGCTTGATACATTTTAATGtaatattaatttaattttcttATAATATACTTTATCATGTCATAATTTTCTACATAAATGTCGATAATGTTCTACGAACAGAGCTTGTTGAGGCAATTTTACCTCGTCTTTATACAGCATTGGAGTAGCGAGACATCCATTCGTTTTTGCGCACATAATGCTTGCGGATCTCATCGACAATAAGGACACTACTGGAAAGTGCGATAAGAAGGATCAGGTCCGAAAGGTATAGGGCCTCAGTTTGAAAAATGGCTTGGAAAAATGGAACATAAATGACAGCCATTTGACCAAGGAGAGAGAATCCCACTGCAAAGTTGAACATTTTATTGGAGAAAAGGCCAATTTCCAAAACACTTTTAGTGGTCGAACGACAGGAAAGTGCGTTGAACATATCGAAAAATACAAAACAGGTGAATGACATTGTCGTGTCTCTAGCCGTTACCACGTTGTCGCTCATTTCACGTACATAAACAAAGAGGGTACCAAAGACTATGAGAAGACCAGATTGGAACACCCTTTGAACAAGAGACCTGGTTAATACATGATCGTTTCGAGAACGGGGAGGCTTTGTCATAACAACGGGGTCAACAGGTTCAACACCTAAAGATTGGGCTGGGGGACCATCCATAAGAATATTAATCCACAGAATTTGCATTGCATTTAATGGATTAGGCAGCTTAAACAACGTAGAAAGTACGACCAAAGTAAGGGCAGCAACCGAAGTTGAGAGCTGGAATGCGAGGAAATTTTGAATATTAGAAAAAATAGCCTTGCCCTCTTTGATGGCATTGAGAATAGTGTTGAAATCATCATCTACAAGTACCATATCGGCAGCTTCCTTAGCTACATCTGTACCACTTTCACCCATACTGATGCCGATATCAGCCAATTTGAGAGCAGGAGCATCATTGACACCATCACCCGTCATGGCAACGACATCACCACGGGCTTGCAAAGCACGGACAATATTCAGCTTGTTCTCCGGCGAAGTACGGGCAAACACAGTAACATAAGAAATAGCTTCTGCCAGTTCTTTAGTTGACAGACGTTCCAGGGTCTCGCCAGTCATCACCGAGCGTTCCCCGTTAAGTGGCATGCCAATTTGTTTAGCAATAGTAGAAGCAGTTGCCTCGCTATCACCAGTGATCATAATAACCTTAACACTTCCCTGCATCAATCTATTGATTGAATTGTTCACACCGGGTCTAGGAGGATCGTACATGCCAATCAAACCAGCAAATACCAAGTCTTGAAGGTTTTCGGTATCCTGAGATGGCTTTAATGAGTAGGCAAATGCCAAAATTCTAACTCCTTCAAGTGCCATAGTGGTAGCAACATCATTAATGGCCTTGGAACTCTTTTCATCGATAGTGCCATTTGGCTTACCCTTGGCATCGACATACTTCTTACAAAGAGGAAGTATCCTTTCGACGGCACCCTTAACATATACAGTAGAGTTCGTGGCATCTCCACTATGAGCAGAGACAGCCATCCACTTACGAGAAGACGAAAATGGTGTCTCACTAACACGAGTTCTAGTGTTACGAGCATCTTCCAAACCAAACTTGTCAAGAACATCAATAAGAGCAACATCTGTGGGATTTCCAATATGCTTACCAGTTTCTTCTGAAGTCCTGGTGTTGTTACAAAAGTTACCTACCTGTAACATGACTGGTAGTGCAGGGTTATCAGTTACATGGTGCGTAAGCTCATTGACAGTACTATGGGAGTCGATTGTCAGCCATGATTTTGACGTAGAACCCATGCCAACCGTCCACAGTTTAGTCACGGTCATGCGATTTTTGGTCAAAGTGCCAGTCTTATCACTACAGATAACATTAACCGATCCGAGAGTTTCAACGCTTGGCAGACGACGCATAATAGCTTTTTCCTCCGCCATACGAAGTACGCCGAGTGCCAATGTCACAGTGACAATAATTGGCAATCCTTCAGGAATAGCCGCAACTGCTAATGATACTCCGATTTGGAACATGTCCAACCATGAGCGGCCTTGGATAACAccaatcaaacaaatcatACCGATGACACCAAAACTCATTAAAGAGAGTTCCTTGCCAAGTTTGTCCATGGAAATTTGTAATGGAGTCTTGGGCTTGTCGATTTCAGCCATCATTTCAAACACGCTGCCAAACTCGGTGTTATGACCAGTTCCAACTACAATACCAGAACCATTACCAGCACAAACCAAGGTGCCCATGAATGCAATACATGTCCTGTCAGATACAGGAATAGTTCCAAGCGGAGATTCAGTTTTAACCTCTTGAATGTCTTTGTGAACAGGATGGGGCTCTCCAGTAAGGTTACTTTCATCAATACTTAAGCCAGCGGCTTCGGTGATTCTAACATCAGCAGGAATACGATCACccactgaaaaatgaaCCAAATCGCCAGGGACCAAATTGGATGCTAATACAGTCGATGAGTGATTTCCTCTAGTAAGATGGCATGAGGGTGGAACCAACTTATTTAATGCTTCTAAAGATTGTTCGGATCGGTATTCTTGCACAAATCCGACCGTAACTACAATGAAAATGGCTACTGTAATACtaacagcatcatcaatatTTCCCATTATAAAACTAATGGCGGCCGAACCAATTAATAGTAATATCAAAGGGTTCTCATAAAATTGTTGTAAAAATCTGATTCCTAAAGAATCCTGTTCTTGGCCCGTCAACTCATTAGGGCCATGCACACTTTTCCTATAATTAACATCTTGGGATGATTCTAAACCAACTGTCAATGAAGTGTGTAGCCTGGCAGCAGTTTCTTCGCTAGAGAGTGAACAATACgtggctgctggtaacTGACCATTTGCTATAGGGGTGGGGCCCGTCTCTACCCGGCCGTTGGAACTTTTCTCAGACATCTAAGTAGGTTAGAACAATAGTTCCAAAAGACACGTTCCAATAATTGGTTTTGTAAGCTACACTCACTCTTCCTTATCGAgatcaaataaatttcaCTGAATAAATCGGTAGGTGTGACCCGCACAAACTGCAAAATACCACTATCCTCCTCACAATTTTTATGATATATCAGAGAAATTCTGTTAATCCTAGAAACCGTCAGTGACTTCTTGCCCTGCTGATATTCATAAAATATTGATCACTTTCTAGAAAAGAGCCgtgtgtttttttttttgttgaagaactggCAAAAAAGCTGGAAGAGCCAGTGCACGACGCTAATCAAAGTTCCACGTTAAGCTCAGGTGAAACTGCAGTGTAAGACTTCTTTTGAGGCAAGGCTGAGTAGTCAAGCTTTAAATTGACGCGCCTTGCAGGCCTCCACGCGCttggtgatattgatgGTTGGgagtaaataaataggtGGGGCGAGGTCAATCGATAAGACGGGTGGGGGTCGAGCTATTGATCAGAGCCTTTCAGACATCGGGGAAACCCCTGGACAAGCTACCTTGTGTCTTCCTAGATTACCTCAGCTAACTATGGGTCCCTGATACTGAGTTTCCTGGAGAGTTGGGGTCACCATATCTTGTGTTTCTATTTGTTTTCACTTACATATATAACTGTTATCTGCTTACTGCCTTGGTGAGGTCGTTCAGACGCTTCGCATATTTAAAGTTTGAGAGGAGTTCATAGATCGATTGGCGTATATTCCGTAGTGTCTGCTTTGGGTTTTGGCCATTTAATTGGGACTTAAATAAAGCGCTTAATTTAGCTATAGCTTGTaggttatttatttgatttcttgtttcCGATATCACTAGCTATATTTGTGGCAGTGAAATATATGATCACTGGGTCTAAGTGCCTGGCAGTATTTATCAGCATACTGATAGAGTTGCAGAACAAGACCTTGCAATGAGCTTCATGTGGTTGGGAGCCGGGGATTGTCGCACAAATTTGTCAGTTTGAGAACACAAAGTTGAAACTTTATGTCTGTATTCATAAATGTTGCACTGATAAGCGATTTCTTGAGGTGTTTTTAAAACCAACGGGTCATTCTCGTTTATAAGTTTTTGATCATGTAGACGAAGAGTCTGCTAAAGTAAGTGGCAGTGATTCCAGTTGTACATTATTCTAATATGTAAATCTATAGCTTTTACTTAATAAACCTCCAAGATATATCTCTCCTGTTCCTTGAGATTTTCGATTTCTCTGGCAGCGTCGATAGTCTCACCACGGGTAGCAGCTTCTGTagcaacaatatcagccaATGCACCTGAGATATCAGGAACTGGCCAAGTAGGGCCACAGAGATAGAAGCTACCGCCTTTAGTGACGAAAGCATCAATGAGCTTTTCTTTGGCTTGCTTAATACGATCTTGGATGTAAATCTTTTGAGGTTGGTCTCTTGAGaaagcagcaccaatatACGTGAGGATACCAGCGTTCTTGTAAGCTTCGAACAGCTCACCATAAAGGTATTCTTGACGCTGGTGACGAGATCCCAAAAAGAGGTAGATATCACCAATTTCATAACCCTGAGCCTTTTGCCAAGCCTTCTCCTCCAAAAATGCCTTGAAAGGAGCAAGACCAGTACCAAGACCAGACATAATGATAGGTGCCTTGGTATCATGTGGTAATTTCATAACAGAAGGCTTAACAGATACAACCacttcatcaccagcagagAGGCCAGAAAGGAACTTAGAACATTGACCGAATCTCTTACGTCCTCTCGAGTCAACCCAGTCCACAACCACAATCAACAGATGAACAGCATTGGGGTGAACCTTTTGGgaagaagcaattgaatACTCACGACGCTTCAAGGGGGCAACTATCTCAACAAGTTGGGCAATGGTTGGGTGAGCCGAAGAGAATTCATGCAAGATATCAGCGTAAGTATCgaaatcttcttcagcacGCTTCTTGAGTTCAGCAGCACCTTCAGCGGAAGCCAGCTTTTCAAGATGGCTCTTTTCCTTGGGATTGGTGGCATAGGTAGCAAGAGACTCATAAAACTTCTTTGGTGGTTtaccaaaaatatcaagatTATCCTTAAGAACATGGTAGGTAGTCTTTGCCTCTTCGTAAACATCACCATCTTCGCGAGCTGGAATAGAAACAATTTCATGGGGGTCCAATCCATACCATTCAATAAACTCATTAACTTGCTCAGTGCTGTTGGGGGCATGAACACCTAGAGCTTCGCCAATAGCGTAGGTTAAGCCAGTGCCAGTAATATCCAGTTCCAGGTGGAAGATATGTCTATCATAGTCGGCGGGAGTGACACGCTCATTGACTTGAACCTTGGAAACAAAATTCTTGACAGAGAGGTCAGGACGAAGCTCGGATTGAACTCCATATGCTTCCTTGAAAGTGAccttcttggcagcatcaACCCAAGTGAGGGATTCTGGTACAACATTCAACTCTTGTTCAATAGTACCTGCCAACTTGTTGGCAGTGAATGAAGTAGGGTAGACGAATGACGAACTAAGCTCAACAGTCTGGTCAACTTTAGCCCACTCCTCAGGAACACTGGCAGAAGACAATCCGATTTCAGCTACCTTCTCAATTAAGCTAGCAACAGTCGCAGCCACAAGTTCAGTATCGACGCCATTGGCTGTAACAATCTTAGTTGTAATCTCATTAAGAGTGAGCTGAGGATAGGCAGTCTTCCAGAAAGCAATCTGCTGAACCATAGTCTGGGTACGGCCAAGAGTTTCAGGATTTTCTCCAATAGCTTCGTAGTCAACAGTGGATAATCGAACCTTCTTTTCAGCAATAGacttcttggcagcattGTTCAGAACtttctcaacttcttctgctgcgTGCTTACTGGAAATCAAGAGAGTGGCACCATTACGGGCGTTCTCAAGAACATTATACTCGTTCAAAATCTTTACATCGTTAACGAATACAACGTCAGCCTTTTGAACAGGGTAGGGAGCTTCCAGAGGCTGGTGAGAAACGCGGATACTACTCTCAACAACGCCACCTAAGGTCTCGTTGTCATGGGCAGAGAAATAATTCACGGCTACAGTAGGATCCAAAGACAAAGTATGAGCCAATGTAGCAGCTGCAGTTGCAGACTTGGAAGTATCAACATCCCAGAAAGTGAACTGCTTGGTAGACTCAGAGATAAGGTCAGAAGGCGAACTGTTCAAAAGCTCAAATACTTCAGTAGGAGTCCACACAGTCTCACGCGAGTATttggcatcagcaacagtaGGGGCTGAACCATTAAAGCCATACTTCATAAGAACGCTAGTGGCAACGTCAGAGTAAAGCCCAGAGTGCACACGAGAGTCATCAACCTGTCCCTGGTTCTCAACTTGACCGAGAACGATAATCTTCTTAGTACTGCTAGGAAGTAATCTCAAGAACTCTTGGTCAAGGAAGGGGCTGTACAAACGCACATTAACAGCACCAACATTTGGAAGAGCTTGTACAACCTGGGAAGCAATAACTCCCTCAACGGAACCGAAGCTAACAATAACAGTCTCGGCATTAGCATCTCCTGAGTATTCAAAAGGTCTATAGCTAGTACCAAGACTAGCATTCAAGTTTTCGAAAGTAGACAAGATCTTTGAAGAGAGAGATCCCTCGCTAGCCTTAATAGCATCGTATTTGTTTGagacatcaacagcatccaGAACATTGTTGGTACGACTAGTTTCACGGACTCCACGGACACCCTCATAAACATGAATAGTAGGCAGGACTCTGCTCAAGGCAGTTGCCAATAGAGCAATATGTTGGGCATCGTTGACGGAAAGAGATGAGATCAAACCGAGACCAAGATCTCTGGAAATGTGGGCTGCGGGAAGATAGTCGGTAACGAGCTTACCGGTCTCAGTAGCATAATCGACAGCAGCTATTTGGAAAACAAGAGGGGTCTTGTAATCCTCCTCCAAAGCAAACTGAGCCAAGACTGGCTTCATATACTCAAGGGTAGCGGAAGAAGCCAAAACAGTTTGAACCTCCGAGTTGATACCTCCTCGGTTATAAAGATAACCCAATAACAccgaagcagcaccaattcTAGACTCGAGTTTGTGCAACTGAGGAGTGATACCCTTGGCCGACTTCTGTCCGAATTTCGACCAttcagaaacagcagaGTCCAGATCAAAGTCCTCAGGAGAATAGCTGAAGATACTCTCAGATAGAGAGTAAGCAATCTGCTGGATCAATAACTGAGCAGAAGCATAAAATGATCCTTCCAGGGTCATAATATCCCCAGAAATGGGAAAGGGGCCTGAAATTTTAGCCTGACCATTGGTCACACGATCCGACTTTTCATCAATAGATGGAGACATTTTGATGAGCTGAGTGAGAGGAATATAGACTCAACTGTGGCTGTCATCTTaaattgtatatatataggaCGGTATTACAATGTTGATCAGCACTGATTCGTTACAAATTGGGTGCAAAAAGTTAGATATCAGTGAAAAAAAGCCACAATTCATGCAGAAATTGCGTGATAGGGTAAGGGATATGTAGCACTAGCCACACATGTCTCAGTGGGGGGTCGCACCGAGGCGTAATACAGATTGGGTGAGAGCACTGGATTGTGGCGTAAGCAGGCGGGGCGGTTCAGTCACCAGTATTTTCTGGCTTTGAAGTTAAAGGATAGCCGTCATAGGGACTAGAAAGCCGTCAAGTATAAAGCAAGCCCTTACCCTTATCGACTTTTGATGTATGATAAGAGTTTTTTTGCCTCTGAGCACGGCTTTATGCGGGAAGACACTAGGTTTATATGAGAGCTATTCATGAGATCCATTCTTTCCGGGAAGCCAACGATTTAGTTTTTGCGATAATATGGGACAAAAACGAAAGCGTCCAACACGCCCCGAAAAAGCGATCAATAACGATTCAGTTGAAGAGATAAAACCTGATAAATTtcctatatatatagcGGTGCAGAATTATACCTATTGTCGAGTAGATGATCCGACGAATGGACTGGACCCAAATCGAGTAGAAACGGAACACTGGATTCAATATCCTTATCCATCGTGCCTTCTCTTATCACTTACGAAATCAACTGCACTCTCTGCCCTGTCGAATCTTTCAGTGGACAAACGAGTCAACTTGCCAACTATCGACATCACCCTTTCAAGAAAGGCGGACATTTTAGTTTGTGGAATGAACCGCTGCTGACAGTAGCTGACATGCGTAATAGCTTTACTAACATTTTATAGGAATCTGTGCCAGTTGCTTCTATTTGTCTTCAAACTCGCAAACAGTTCCCTCACCAGCCGTCATATGCTATTGTTTCATGTTGTCCCAACATAGGATTCAAATATCTTGTTTTTAAGGGTGACCATTGGGTAACCAACCGATTTCAGATCAAGTTAGCTGTGGAAGATTTCAAGACGCTTATTATTCACTTAGTTCAGGAAGGATGTAGTCTACAAAATGTTCAACCCGGCACCATCCCGATTACTCTCAACATTCACTCCGATGAAAATGACTATGCTGCCAAAAGACGCAAAATGCTAATGGATGCAGAAATAAAGGCTCTTAGCACATTTCCTTCTGACTCGGGCAATATAATCTCAGAGGATAATACCGAAAAAGGTTACGAAATTGATTGTTCTACATTTCAGGCTTCATGTTTCTCTTTAGGGTCGCATTCGGCTATAAATTGTGACGATACATCTTTGCAGTCTTTTATCAATAGCAGTGATTCCAGCCAAGCCTCTCAAGTGAAGACTGGCCGAACGTTGTATTCATGGCCAGTAAAAAAAGAGGGGGAGATTAGGGATCAGTATCTAAAATACTCGTGTGCACAACATCTCTGCCATAAAACAGAAGCGTGCATCCCCTCAATGAAGACCATACCGTCCAATAATTGCCATATCAATAGGACTAACCCAAAAATCAAGCAATCTCTTGAAAGTTACGACGGAGAACATGGAAAGACTGACGGATATTCGCAAGAATCATGGCCTCCTGAAGCCTATCATTCTCAAATTGGCCAATCTTTGCTCCTTGAAACTAAAGGAAAAGACGGGAATTGCAATGATATTGGGTATGATCAGCTGTCTCGAACTGCTCAGGCGCTATTGTCTATCTACCCAGTTGAGTCGTCGACCGattgtaaatatatagaTAATGCTAGCAATATTTCCTACTGGAAGTAATATATAATCTACATAAAATAAACCTACTAAGCTGTAAAACTAATATTCAATAAATCTTCTAAACAACGATTCCACTCGGCAAAATCAACGGTATTATATGCCAGATGATAACACTATCTAATGCAGGGCTCAGCGCAGAGTGCAACTTGTTAAAGCCGTGTGTCAACTTCCCCGCGCAAGAGGACAACATCGAGACATACTGCGGTTATGAATTGAAAGCAAGCTGCGAAGTATCAAAGAGTTAGAAGACTAAAAAGATCGAATAACATTGGACAAATCTGGAACTGATAGATTATACAGGAGCGACCACTATATAAAATCTGTCAGCTAGCTACATGCCATGATCCCTACAAACAGCATTCGGGATCAACTGAGGGCGACAGACGAATCGACTCAGTTAACAGGGCTTAAGCGACTGAAAAATACTATTATCGGTCATACGGATCAGAAGGAA
This window harbors:
- the PMR1 gene encoding Ca(2+)/Mn(2+)-transporting P-type ATPase PMR1 (High affinity Ca2+/Mn2+ P-type ATPase; required for Ca2+ and Mn2+ transport into Golgi; involved in Ca2+ dependent protein sorting and processing; D53A mutant (Mn2+ transporting) is rapamycin sensitive, Q783A mutant (Ca2+ transporting) is rapamycin resistant; Mn2+ transport into Golgi lumen appears to be required for rapamycin sensitivity; mutations in human homolog ATP2C1 cause acantholytic skin condition Hailey-Hailey disease; GO_component: GO:0005794 - Golgi apparatus [Evidence IEA]; GO_component: GO:0000139 - Golgi membrane [Evidence IEA]; GO_component: GO:0000139 - Golgi membrane [Evidence IDA] [PMID 24124599]; GO_component: GO:0000139 - Golgi membrane [Evidence IDA] [PMID 9092527]; GO_component: GO:0016021 - integral component of membrane [Evidence IEA,IEA]; GO_component: GO:0016021 - integral component of membrane [Evidence ISM] [PMID 12192589]; GO_component: GO:0016020 - membrane [Evidence IEA]; GO_function: GO:0005524 - ATP binding [Evidence IEA]; GO_function: GO:0005509 - calcium ion binding [Evidence IDA] [PMID 10545175]; GO_function: GO:0005388 - calcium-transporting ATPase activity [Evidence IEA,IEA]; GO_function: GO:0005388 - calcium-transporting ATPase activity [Evidence IDA,IMP] [PMID 10545175]; GO_function: GO:0005388 - calcium-transporting ATPase activity [Evidence IMP] [PMID 1379856]; GO_function: GO:0019829 - cation-transporting ATPase activity [Evidence IEA]; GO_function: GO:0016787 - hydrolase activity [Evidence IEA]; GO_function: GO:0015410 - manganese-transporting ATPase activity [Evidence IDA] [PMID 10801856]; GO_function: GO:0046872 - metal ion binding [Evidence IEA]; GO_function: GO:0000166 - nucleotide binding [Evidence IEA,IEA]; GO_process: GO:0070588 - calcium ion transmembrane transport [Evidence IEA,IEA]; GO_process: GO:0006816 - calcium ion transport [Evidence IEA,IEA]; GO_process: GO:0006816 - calcium ion transport [Evidence IDA,IMP] [PMID 10545175]; GO_process: GO:0006812 - cation transport [Evidence IEA]; GO_process: GO:0006874 - cellular calcium ion homeostasis [Evidence IGI] [PMID 23569283]; GO_process: GO:0006887 - exocytosis [Evidence IGI] [PMID 1379856]; GO_process: GO:0006811 - ion transport [Evidence IEA]; GO_process: GO:0006828 - manganese ion transport [Evidence IDA] [PMID 10801856]; GO_process: GO:0008152 - metabolic process [Evidence IEA]; GO_process: GO:0006810 - transport [Evidence IEA]), encoding MSEKSSNGRVETGPTPIANGQLPAATYCSLSSEETAARLHTSLTVGLESSQDVNYRKSVHGPNELTGQEQDSLGIRFLQQFYENPLILLLIGSAAISFIMGNIDDAVSITVAIFIVVTVGFVQEYRSEQSLEALNKLVPPSCHLTRGNHSSTVLASNLVPGDLVHFSVGDRIPADVRITEAAGLSIDESNLTGEPHPVHKDIQEVKTESPLGTIPVSDRTCIAFMGTLVCAGNGSGIVVGTGHNTEFGSVFEMMAEIDKPKTPLQISMDKLGKELSLMSFGVIGMICLIGVIQGRSWLDMFQIGVSLAVAAIPEGLPIIVTVTLALGVLRMAEEKAIMRRLPSVETLGSVNVICSDKTGTLTKNRMTVTKLWTVGMGSTSKSWLTIDSHSTVNELTHHVTDNPALPVMLQVGNFCNNTRTSEETGKHIGNPTDVALIDVLDKFGLEDARNTRTRVSETPFSSSRKWMAVSAHSGDATNSTVYVKGAVERILPLCKKYVDAKGKPNGTIDEKSSKAINDVATTMALEGVRILAFAYSLKPSQDTENLQDLVFAGLIGMYDPPRPGVNNSINRLMQGSVKVIMITGDSEATASTIAKQIGMPLNGERSVMTGETLERLSTKELAEAISYVTVFARTSPENKLNIVRALQARGDVVAMTGDGVNDAPALKLADIGISMGESGTDVAKEAADMVLVDDDFNTILNAIKEGKAIFSNIQNFLAFQLSTSVAALTLVVLSTLFKLPNPLNAMQILWINILMDGPPAQSLGVEPVDPVVMTKPPRSRNDHVLTRSLVQRVFQSGLLIVFGTLFVYVREMSDNVVTARDTTMSFTCFVFFDMFNALSCRSTTKSVLEIGLFSNKMFNFAVGFSLLGQMAVIYVPFFQAIFQTEALYLSDLILLIALSSSVLIVDEIRKHYVRKNEWMSRYSNAV
- a CDS encoding unintegrated signal peptide, giving the protein MTGSAGLSVTWCVSSLTVLWESIVSHDFDVEPMPTVHSLVTVMRFLVKVPVLSLQITLTDPRVSTLGRRRIIAFSSAIRSTPSANVTVTIIGNPSGIAATANDTPIWNMSNHERPWITPIKQIIPMTPKLIKESSLPSLSMEICNGVLGLSISAIISNTLPNSVL